In the genome of Hymenobacter cellulosivorans, one region contains:
- a CDS encoding OmpA family protein — protein sequence MKFLLTLVLTVGWLKLLAQEAPESRQTYTDGKGRFQLSYPTAWQRQRSEDRRQVAFYAGSARQHPIVTLTIRPDGPPAALLGRQDSVWSRIQHLSRAQVLRLEQHEATDYAEVRYHYTFAPDQSSADRTRVLGRRLWHNGTEFDLEYRAADQDNRYLTEAEELVESFDFTQAAPAAASPTGQCDDKMYGIAALRIRGDLWEDDCRTIHEFRSNDLSAPPRIHRNVLPFQSYALAKGFDNCLYSVTKAPTDAPEYVYRYNPATRQGQYTTWQLPAQGPETVWISGATDEQGNLYFSTADAGKLVKIDPSTGTITVVWESDPLRKAAYYPQIGFAGAGSHGNFCLDDTGNILLVYSTDGSLLRVDGKTLQPAAEPIALQGLPKRGGYSDLLLQQDEQGNRRLYLAGPKALYQVDQERRQVRLVRRGTYTDLAGCNLFKASAAPSTAAAPAPSAPALAIWRGRVLNGITFQPLAQAQVRLGRPDGGEIKVPLTPQGTFAITAEPGLTYSAHIQLPGYLALDSTYTPPAGPYVQDVLLYPLAVGSTLPLDNVQFTQGQAVLLPSSFPALDQLVTLMGKNPTMTIELRGHTDNQGDPQKNVVLSQERVAAVKTYLVEHGVGSPRITGIGLGGAQPRASNAREATRQLNRRVEVRVTGLR from the coding sequence ATGAAGTTTTTGCTGACGCTGGTACTGACCGTAGGCTGGCTGAAGCTGTTGGCGCAGGAGGCTCCGGAATCCCGGCAGACGTATACCGACGGGAAAGGCCGCTTCCAGCTCAGCTACCCCACGGCCTGGCAGCGGCAGCGCAGCGAGGACCGACGTCAGGTGGCCTTTTACGCCGGCAGTGCCCGGCAGCACCCCATCGTAACGCTCACCATACGCCCCGACGGGCCGCCCGCCGCCCTACTGGGCCGTCAGGATTCGGTGTGGAGCCGCATTCAGCACCTTTCCCGGGCCCAGGTGCTGCGCCTCGAACAGCACGAGGCCACCGACTACGCCGAGGTCCGCTACCACTACACCTTCGCGCCCGACCAGAGCTCGGCCGACCGGACCCGGGTGCTGGGCCGCCGGCTCTGGCACAACGGAACCGAGTTTGACCTGGAGTACCGGGCCGCCGACCAGGACAACCGGTACTTGACCGAGGCCGAGGAGCTGGTTGAGTCCTTCGACTTTACCCAAGCCGCCCCGGCCGCGGCTTCCCCTACCGGGCAGTGCGACGACAAGATGTACGGCATTGCGGCCCTGCGCATTCGCGGCGACCTGTGGGAAGATGACTGCCGCACGATTCACGAGTTTAGATCCAACGACCTGAGCGCGCCGCCCAGAATTCACCGCAACGTGCTGCCCTTTCAGTCCTATGCCCTGGCTAAGGGCTTCGACAACTGCCTCTACTCGGTAACCAAGGCCCCCACCGACGCGCCCGAGTACGTGTACCGCTACAACCCGGCCACCCGCCAGGGCCAGTACACCACCTGGCAGCTGCCGGCCCAGGGCCCCGAAACCGTCTGGATATCCGGAGCCACCGACGAACAGGGCAACCTCTACTTCAGCACCGCCGACGCGGGCAAGCTCGTTAAGATTGACCCGAGCACCGGCACGATAACGGTCGTGTGGGAATCGGACCCGCTGCGCAAGGCCGCGTATTATCCCCAAATCGGGTTTGCCGGCGCGGGCTCCCACGGCAACTTCTGCCTCGATGATACGGGCAACATCCTGCTGGTATACAGCACCGACGGCAGCCTGCTGCGCGTGGATGGAAAGACCTTGCAGCCCGCCGCCGAGCCCATTGCCCTGCAGGGCCTGCCCAAGCGTGGCGGCTACAGTGACCTGCTGCTCCAACAAGACGAGCAGGGCAACCGCCGCCTCTACCTGGCCGGCCCCAAAGCCCTGTACCAGGTGGATCAGGAACGCCGGCAGGTGCGTTTGGTACGGCGCGGTACCTATACCGACCTGGCCGGCTGCAACCTGTTTAAGGCCAGTGCAGCACCCAGCACTGCCGCAGCCCCGGCCCCGTCCGCCCCGGCACTGGCCATCTGGCGGGGGCGGGTGCTCAATGGCATTACCTTTCAGCCCCTGGCCCAGGCCCAGGTGCGGCTGGGCCGGCCCGATGGGGGTGAAATCAAGGTACCGCTCACGCCCCAGGGCACGTTTGCCATTACCGCCGAGCCCGGCCTGACGTACTCGGCCCACATTCAGCTGCCCGGCTACCTGGCCCTCGACAGCACCTACACGCCCCCGGCCGGACCCTACGTGCAGGACGTGCTGCTGTATCCGCTGGCCGTGGGCTCGACCTTGCCGCTCGACAACGTGCAGTTCACCCAGGGCCAGGCCGTGCTGCTGCCCTCGTCCTTCCCCGCTCTCGACCAGCTGGTGACGCTCATGGGCAAGAACCCGACGATGACCATCGAGCTGCGGGGCCACACCGACAACCAGGGCGACCCGCAGAAAAACGTGGTGCTCAGCCAGGAACGCGTGGCCGCCGTCAAGACCTATCTGGTAGAGCACGGTGTCGGGTCCCCGCGTATCACGGGTATCGGGCTGGGTGGGGCTCAACCCCGGGCCAGCAACGCCCGCGAAGCCACCCGCCAGCTCAACCGCCGCGTGGAAGTCCGGGTGACGGGCCTGCGCTAA
- a CDS encoding DUF5991 domain-containing protein, producing the protein MLPFLLRLVVWLPFIAAPAPDQGLPSWAGTYTYEEKPVKALADYSMAMSWNLTLRPQAGSLGGNLEVKGQQTFMKLQVRVSGTPQDAQVIFVRGLEGTGYEQLKPGAVLFRLHKDPKGKLLTYWGKLQPRLTETYKDGQPCFARTAAVRP; encoded by the coding sequence ATGCTGCCCTTCCTGCTGCGCTTGGTCGTCTGGTTACCCTTCATTGCTGCCCCTGCGCCGGACCAAGGTCTGCCGAGCTGGGCCGGAACCTACACCTACGAGGAAAAGCCGGTGAAAGCCCTGGCCGATTACAGCATGGCCATGAGCTGGAACCTGACGCTGCGGCCCCAGGCTGGCAGCCTCGGCGGCAACCTGGAAGTAAAAGGCCAGCAGACGTTTATGAAGCTGCAGGTGCGGGTAAGCGGCACACCCCAGGATGCCCAGGTGATTTTCGTGCGCGGCCTGGAGGGCACCGGCTATGAGCAACTCAAGCCCGGCGCCGTGCTTTTCCGCCTGCACAAAGACCCCAAAGGCAAGCTGCTGACGTACTGGGGCAAGCTCCAGCCCCGCCTGACCGAAACCTACAAGGACGGGCAGCCGTGCTTCGCGCGTACTGCGGCAGTGCGCCCGTAG